One genomic window of Moorella glycerini includes the following:
- a CDS encoding corrinoid protein, whose protein sequence is MAVLEEIKEALMAGNANKVKELTQKALDEGITPTTIINDGLIAAMNIIGVKFKNNEVYVPEVLVAARAMHAGMDVVKPLLTADAMEDKGTLVIGTVKGDLHDIGKNLVIMMMEGAGFKVVDLGIDVPVEKFVQAVEEHKPQLVGISALLTSTMMQMKKTVEGLAAYRDKIKIMVGGAPVTQKFADEIGADGYAPDAASAVDLARQLLAS, encoded by the coding sequence GTGGCAGTCCTGGAGGAAATTAAAGAAGCTTTGATGGCCGGCAATGCCAATAAGGTCAAGGAGCTGACCCAGAAGGCGCTGGATGAGGGCATCACCCCCACCACCATTATTAACGACGGCCTGATTGCGGCCATGAATATCATTGGCGTTAAGTTCAAGAACAATGAAGTTTACGTACCTGAGGTCCTGGTGGCGGCCCGGGCCATGCATGCCGGCATGGACGTGGTCAAGCCCCTGCTCACCGCTGATGCCATGGAGGATAAAGGGACGCTGGTTATCGGTACGGTTAAGGGCGACCTCCATGATATCGGCAAGAACCTGGTCATCATGATGATGGAAGGAGCCGGTTTCAAGGTAGTTGACCTGGGTATTGACGTGCCGGTAGAGAAATTTGTCCAGGCGGTAGAAGAACACAAGCCCCAGCTGGTCGGCATTTCGGCCCTGCTGACCTCTACCATGATGCAGATGAAGAAAACTGTCGAGGGCCTGGCAGCTTACCGCGATAAAATCAAGATTATGGTCGGCGGCGCCCCGGTTACCCAGAAATTTGCCGATGAAATCGGTGCCGACGGCTATGCTCCCGATGCTGCCTCGGCTGTAGATCTCGCCCGCCAGCTGCTGGCTTCGTAG
- a CDS encoding Fe-S-containing hydro-lyase, translated as MLSITTPLDEATARSLKAGDQVLISGTILTGRDAAHQRMVETLRAGGELPVDLRDQIIYYVGPCPARPGKVVGSAGPTTSGRMDAYAPLLIREKGLRGMIGKGGRSPEVIRAMQEAGAVYFLATGGAGALLARHIKKATVVAYADLGPEAIYRLEVEEFPVIVGIDCQGNDLYASGRAKYRREVSP; from the coding sequence GTGCTGAGCATAACGACGCCTCTGGATGAAGCAACGGCCCGGAGTTTAAAGGCCGGGGACCAGGTTTTAATCAGCGGTACCATTTTAACCGGCCGGGATGCGGCCCACCAGCGGATGGTGGAAACCCTCCGGGCCGGCGGCGAGCTGCCTGTGGATCTCCGCGACCAGATTATCTATTACGTCGGCCCCTGCCCGGCCCGGCCCGGCAAAGTGGTCGGCTCTGCCGGCCCTACCACCAGCGGGCGGATGGACGCCTACGCACCGCTACTCATCAGGGAAAAGGGCCTGCGGGGGATGATCGGCAAGGGCGGCCGCAGCCCGGAAGTAATCCGGGCCATGCAGGAAGCCGGGGCCGTATATTTCCTGGCCACCGGTGGTGCGGGGGCCCTCCTGGCCCGGCACATTAAAAAGGCCACCGTCGTTGCCTACGCAGACCTGGGGCCGGAGGCCATCTACCGCCTGGAAGTAGAAGAATTCCCGGTGATTGTGGGTATTGACTGCCAGGGGAATGATTTATATGCCAGCGGCCGGGCAAAGTATCGCCGGGAGGTTTCGCCTTGA
- a CDS encoding fumarate hydratase yields the protein MREIKAREITGAVAGLCIEACSVLGPDWWQAMAAALAREEAPLGRDILQQLQENARLAAGSGEPICQDTGVVVVFVEVGQEVHVTGGNLYEAINAGVRQGYLEGYLRKSVVGDPLLRKNTGDNTPAIIHTEIVDGDRLKITVAPKGAGSENMSGVKMLKPADGVAGIKKYVLQVVEEAGGNPCPPIVAGVGIGGNLEKAPYLAKKALLRPLGQRHPLSHVAALEEELLAVINATGIGPQGLGGRVTALDVHIEIYPTHIASLPVAVNLQCHAARHATAIL from the coding sequence ATGCGCGAAATTAAAGCCCGGGAAATCACAGGGGCAGTGGCCGGGCTGTGCATCGAGGCCTGCTCGGTGCTGGGGCCGGACTGGTGGCAGGCCATGGCGGCAGCCCTGGCCAGGGAAGAGGCGCCCTTAGGGCGGGATATATTACAACAACTCCAGGAGAACGCCAGGCTGGCGGCCGGTAGCGGGGAGCCCATTTGCCAGGATACCGGGGTGGTGGTAGTCTTTGTGGAAGTGGGACAGGAAGTACATGTGACGGGTGGCAATCTCTATGAAGCCATCAACGCCGGCGTGCGGCAGGGCTACCTGGAAGGCTACCTCCGCAAGTCGGTAGTGGGCGATCCTTTGCTGCGTAAAAATACCGGCGACAATACGCCGGCCATTATCCATACGGAGATAGTTGACGGGGATCGCTTGAAGATTACGGTAGCCCCCAAGGGCGCCGGCAGCGAGAATATGTCGGGGGTCAAGATGCTCAAACCGGCCGACGGCGTGGCAGGCATCAAGAAATATGTGCTCCAGGTGGTGGAGGAGGCCGGCGGCAATCCCTGCCCGCCCATTGTTGCCGGCGTAGGCATCGGCGGCAACCTGGAAAAGGCCCCTTACCTGGCGAAAAAGGCCCTCCTGCGCCCCCTGGGGCAGCGCCATCCTTTAAGCCATGTTGCCGCACTGGAAGAAGAACTGCTGGCGGTCATCAACGCCACCGGCATCGGTCCCCAGGGCCTGGGGGGAAGGGTAACGGCTTTAGATGTCCATATTGAAATCTACCCGACCCACATCGCTTCTTTGCCGGTCGCCGTCAACCTGCAGTGCCATGCCGCCCGGCATGCTACCGCAATTCTATAG
- the pyrE gene encoding orotate phosphoribosyltransferase: MAIFRRTGVLWEGHFVLTSGLHSGRYLQCARVQQFPEENALLCRDLAARFKDQGITAVVGPAIGAIIMSYEMARHLGARALFTERENGVMTLRRSFTLEPGERVLVVEDVITTGGSVKEVIEVVKQYNAVPVGAGVLVDRSGGRADVGVPVQSLITFDIETYKPEDCPLCRQGLPVVKPGSRQGTGK, translated from the coding sequence ATGGCCATCTTTCGCCGCACAGGCGTATTATGGGAAGGACATTTTGTGTTAACCTCCGGCCTCCACAGCGGCCGTTATCTCCAGTGTGCCCGGGTGCAGCAGTTCCCGGAGGAAAACGCCCTCCTCTGCCGGGACCTGGCGGCGAGATTTAAGGACCAGGGTATTACCGCCGTTGTGGGCCCGGCCATCGGTGCCATTATTATGTCTTATGAAATGGCCCGCCATCTCGGCGCCAGGGCCCTCTTTACCGAGCGGGAAAACGGCGTCATGACCCTGCGCCGGAGTTTTACCCTGGAGCCTGGGGAACGGGTGCTGGTGGTGGAAGACGTGATCACTACAGGGGGATCAGTGAAGGAAGTCATTGAAGTTGTGAAACAGTACAACGCGGTGCCGGTGGGGGCCGGCGTCCTGGTGGATCGCAGCGGCGGCCGGGCGGATGTAGGTGTACCGGTACAGTCATTGATCACCTTTGATATTGAGACGTATAAACCGGAAGACTGTCCCTTATGCCGGCAGGGGTTACCGGTTGTCAAACCGGGCAGCAGGCAGGGTACAGGAAAATAA
- a CDS encoding dihydroorotate dehydrogenase — MEQAGKRPRVNLAVEITGLTLQNPVMPASGTFGFGEEYAPFIDLNRLGALVVKTITLHPTPGNPPPRLMEGHCGLLNSVGLQNPGLEIFLREKLPYLRRYTPPLIVSIAGRTTEEYAELAARLSEAEGIAALEVNISCPNVKEGGIVFGTVPAMAARVTAIVKEHTHLPVIVKLTPNVTDITTIARAVEDAGAGAIALINTLQGMAIDIERRRPALANIVGGLSGPAIKPVALYAVWRVARAVKVPVIGMGGIMTARDAIEFLLAGATAVAVGTATLVDPGAITKIIAGLENYLTEQGLADVRELIGALQI; from the coding sequence ATGGAGCAGGCCGGTAAAAGGCCCCGAGTCAACCTGGCGGTGGAAATTACCGGTTTAACTTTACAGAATCCGGTAATGCCAGCCTCCGGAACCTTTGGTTTTGGCGAGGAATACGCCCCCTTTATTGATCTCAACCGCCTGGGAGCCCTGGTGGTCAAGACCATCACCCTGCATCCCACCCCCGGCAACCCGCCGCCGCGCTTAATGGAAGGCCATTGCGGCCTGCTTAATTCCGTGGGCCTGCAGAACCCGGGCCTGGAAATTTTCCTGCGGGAGAAACTGCCCTATTTACGCCGGTACACACCTCCCCTGATTGTCAGTATTGCCGGCAGGACCACGGAGGAGTACGCGGAGCTGGCCGCTCGCCTGAGCGAGGCCGAGGGCATTGCCGCCCTGGAGGTCAACATCTCCTGTCCCAATGTCAAGGAAGGGGGGATTGTTTTTGGTACGGTGCCGGCCATGGCGGCCCGGGTGACGGCTATAGTCAAGGAACATACCCACCTGCCGGTGATAGTTAAATTAACCCCGAACGTAACTGATATTACCACTATAGCCAGGGCGGTGGAAGATGCCGGTGCCGGTGCCATAGCCCTGATTAATACCCTCCAGGGCATGGCCATTGATATCGAAAGGCGCCGCCCGGCCCTGGCCAATATAGTAGGGGGCTTAAGCGGGCCGGCCATTAAACCGGTGGCCCTTTATGCTGTCTGGCGGGTAGCCCGGGCCGTAAAGGTGCCGGTAATCGGCATGGGCGGCATTATGACGGCTCGCGATGCCATTGAGTTCTTGCTGGCAGGGGCCACTGCGGTGGCTGTAGGTACGGCCACCCTGGTCGACCCGGGTGCGATCACGAAGATAATCGCTGGCCTGGAAAACTACCTGACAGAACAGGGCCTTGCAGACGTGCGGGAATTGATTGGTGCGCTGCAAATTTGA
- a CDS encoding dihydroorotate dehydrogenase electron transfer subunit codes for MKLLLQDLEAEVLASHQLGQDVYLLRLHAPLIAEAAQPGQFVHVRCSETFDPLLRRPLSIHDAGNEGELTLLYQVKGRGTAWLARQQSGQKINILGPRGRGFTLPQNKRLALVAGGMGMVPLLFLARRALEAGNEVDFFYGARDREQLYQLETLKAMQVNLFLATDDGSAGFQGPVTKLWEKYIPERSYDRGYACGPRPALAAFACLAGRASLPAEVSLEERMACGLGACRGCVTALQDPSGNKYYENVCTGGPVFDAVAVYWED; via the coding sequence GTGAAGCTCTTGCTGCAAGACCTGGAAGCTGAAGTACTGGCCTCGCACCAGTTGGGGCAGGACGTTTACTTATTGCGCTTACACGCCCCGTTGATTGCTGAAGCGGCCCAGCCGGGGCAGTTTGTGCACGTCCGTTGCTCAGAAACCTTCGATCCTTTATTGCGACGCCCGTTAAGCATCCATGATGCCGGTAACGAGGGAGAATTAACTTTACTGTATCAGGTCAAAGGCCGGGGCACAGCCTGGCTGGCTCGACAGCAGTCAGGACAGAAGATAAATATTCTAGGGCCTCGCGGCCGGGGTTTTACTTTACCCCAAAACAAGAGGCTGGCACTAGTAGCCGGGGGCATGGGCATGGTTCCCTTGCTTTTTCTCGCCCGGCGGGCCCTGGAGGCCGGTAATGAGGTTGATTTTTTCTATGGCGCCCGGGATAGGGAACAGTTGTACCAGTTAGAAACATTAAAGGCCATGCAGGTTAATTTATTCCTGGCTACTGACGACGGCAGCGCCGGCTTTCAAGGGCCGGTGACAAAGCTCTGGGAAAAATATATACCAGAGAGGTCCTACGACCGGGGCTATGCCTGCGGTCCCCGGCCGGCCCTGGCGGCCTTCGCCTGCCTGGCGGGGCGGGCCTCCCTCCCGGCCGAGGTTTCTCTGGAGGAAAGGATGGCCTGCGGCCTGGGTGCCTGCCGTGGCTGCGTAACGGCCCTGCAGGATCCTTCAGGCAATAAGTATTACGAAAATGTCTGCACGGGCGGCCCTGTCTTCGACGCAGTCGCCGTGTACTGGGAGGACTAA
- a CDS encoding MogA/MoaB family molybdenum cofactor biosynthesis protein produces MIRVAILTASDKGARGEREDKSAAVIREMVADLGEVVAYEVVPDERRLLAAKLREFCDVVGADLVLTTGGTGFSPRDVTPEATRDVIEKEVPGLPEAMRAASLKLTPQAMLSRAIAGIRGKTLIVNLPGSPKGVRENLAAILPALPHGLAILKGEAGECGRP; encoded by the coding sequence GTGATCCGGGTAGCTATCCTCACGGCCAGCGATAAGGGAGCCCGGGGCGAGCGGGAGGATAAGAGCGCGGCCGTCATCCGGGAAATGGTGGCGGATCTTGGCGAAGTGGTGGCCTATGAGGTTGTTCCTGATGAGCGCCGGCTCCTGGCCGCCAAATTGCGGGAGTTCTGCGATGTGGTAGGCGCCGACCTGGTCCTCACTACCGGGGGCACCGGCTTCAGCCCCCGGGATGTGACCCCCGAGGCCACCCGGGATGTAATTGAAAAGGAAGTTCCGGGGCTGCCGGAGGCCATGCGGGCGGCAAGCCTGAAGTTAACCCCCCAGGCCATGCTCTCCCGGGCTATAGCCGGCATCCGGGGGAAAACCCTCATTGTCAACCTGCCCGGCAGTCCCAAAGGGGTGCGGGAAAACCTGGCGGCCATACTACCAGCCCTGCCCCACGGCCTGGCCATTTTAAAGGGCGAGGCCGGCGAGTGCGGCCGGCCGTAA
- a CDS encoding MOSC domain-containing protein, translating into MGRIVAVCISANKGERKQNITRGMLIANHGLEGDAHAGPWHRQVSLLAMESITKMQAKGLKVGPGDFAENLTTEGIDLVSLPVGTKLRIGDRVLAEVTQIGKQCHSRCAIYQQAGDCVMPREGIFVAILEGGPVQVGDPIEVVAS; encoded by the coding sequence ATGGGACGTATTGTAGCCGTCTGTATTTCGGCTAATAAAGGGGAACGCAAGCAGAATATCACCAGGGGCATGCTAATCGCCAACCACGGCCTGGAGGGCGACGCCCATGCCGGCCCCTGGCACCGCCAGGTAAGCCTCCTGGCCATGGAAAGCATTACCAAAATGCAGGCGAAAGGACTGAAAGTTGGCCCCGGCGACTTCGCCGAAAACCTGACGACGGAGGGTATTGACCTGGTATCCTTGCCGGTGGGTACGAAATTAAGAATCGGCGACCGGGTCCTGGCCGAGGTGACCCAGATCGGCAAACAGTGCCACAGCCGCTGTGCCATTTACCAGCAGGCCGGCGACTGCGTCATGCCCCGCGAGGGCATCTTTGTGGCCATCCTGGAGGGTGGGCCGGTCCAGGTGGGCGATCCTATCGAGGTGGTGGCCTCGTGA
- the moaC gene encoding cyclic pyranopterin monophosphate synthase MoaC — protein sequence MSNPLTHLDAKGAARMVDVGAKAVTERVAVARGRVLMSKNTLDLILEGEMPKGDVLAVARVAGIMAAKQTGSLIPLCHPLPISAVSVDFRPDRETGALEIEARVKTTGQTGVEMEALTAVSVAALTIYDMCKAVERGMVIDNIRLIEKKGGRSGHFQREGEEPWDVL from the coding sequence ATGAGCAATCCCCTGACCCACCTTGATGCCAAAGGTGCTGCACGAATGGTAGATGTGGGCGCCAAGGCCGTTACCGAACGGGTGGCTGTAGCCCGGGGACGGGTACTGATGAGCAAAAACACCCTGGACCTCATCCTGGAAGGGGAGATGCCCAAGGGTGACGTCCTGGCCGTGGCCCGGGTGGCCGGGATTATGGCCGCCAAGCAAACGGGGTCGTTAATCCCCCTCTGCCACCCCTTACCCATCAGCGCGGTAAGCGTCGACTTCCGCCCTGACCGGGAAACGGGGGCCCTGGAAATTGAAGCCCGGGTGAAGACCACCGGCCAGACCGGGGTGGAAATGGAAGCCCTGACGGCGGTCAGTGTGGCCGCCCTGACCATTTATGACATGTGCAAAGCCGTGGAACGGGGTATGGTTATTGATAACATCCGGTTAATCGAAAAAAAGGGGGGCCGCAGCGGCCACTTCCAGCGGGAAGGGGAGGAGCCATGGGACGTATTGTAG
- the moaA gene encoding GTP 3',8-cyclase MoaA — translation MEDTFRRQINYLRIAITDRCNLRCRYCMPATGVPLKSHQDILRLEEIVTLARVAGSAGINRIRLTGGEPLVRKNVVTLVRDLAALPGIKEVSLTTNGIFLSGLARPLKEAGLSRVNISLDTLKKDRYRYITRRGNISSVWQGIRAALAVGLTPVKLNVVVTRGFNDDEILDFARLAQEEPLHIRFIELMPIGAAAASGSGYVSMDEIKSQISRVFPLEPLANLVTNGPAVNFKVAGGTGSIGFISAMSSHFCHRCNRLRLTADGKLRPCLYWDGEIDIKGPLRAGASEAELAAIFARAVSLKPAEHHMETGWRQPRVMSQIGG, via the coding sequence GTGGAAGATACCTTTCGCCGCCAGATAAACTACCTGCGCATTGCCATTACCGACCGTTGCAACCTGCGCTGCCGCTACTGCATGCCGGCCACCGGGGTACCTTTAAAGAGCCACCAGGACATCCTCCGCCTGGAGGAGATCGTCACCCTGGCGCGGGTGGCCGGCAGCGCCGGGATTAACCGCATCCGCCTCACCGGTGGTGAGCCCCTGGTGCGGAAAAACGTGGTGACCCTGGTCCGGGACCTGGCCGCCCTACCGGGTATTAAAGAGGTTTCCCTGACCACCAATGGCATATTCCTGAGTGGCCTGGCCAGGCCCCTCAAAGAAGCGGGCCTGAGCCGGGTGAATATCAGCCTGGACACCCTGAAGAAAGACCGTTACCGCTATATCACCCGCCGGGGCAATATCAGCAGCGTCTGGCAGGGCATCCGCGCCGCCCTGGCCGTGGGCCTTACACCGGTAAAACTCAATGTTGTCGTTACCCGCGGCTTTAACGACGACGAGATCCTGGATTTTGCCCGTCTGGCGCAGGAAGAACCCCTGCATATTCGTTTTATTGAACTGATGCCCATTGGCGCCGCCGCTGCTTCTGGTAGCGGTTATGTATCCATGGACGAGATTAAAAGCCAGATCAGCCGGGTCTTTCCCCTGGAACCTTTAGCAAACCTGGTAACCAACGGCCCGGCAGTTAACTTTAAGGTGGCCGGCGGTACAGGTAGTATCGGCTTTATCAGCGCCATGTCCAGTCACTTTTGCCACCGCTGTAACCGCCTGCGCCTGACGGCCGACGGGAAACTCAGGCCCTGCCTCTACTGGGACGGGGAAATAGACATCAAAGGGCCTTTACGCGCCGGGGCTTCGGAGGCCGAACTGGCGGCCATTTTTGCCCGGGCCGTCAGCTTGAAGCCGGCCGAACACCACATGGAAACCGGCTGGCGCCAGCCCCGGGTCATGTCCCAGATCGGCGGCTGA
- a CDS encoding molybdopterin-binding protein — protein MARKVFVTSRPWQEALEEFLGTLRSNGYLAGLPAEEIDVTQALGRVTAAPVYAAISSPHYPAAAMDGIAVRAEKTFGASEGEPLELALDREAAVVDTGDPLPEGFDAVIMIEEVAFKDKATAVIRRPAVPGQNIRPVGEDITAGELLVPANHILTPYDLGGMLSAGVTRVAVRPRPRVAILPTGTEVVPPTPNPAPGQILESNGTMLAGLVTRWGGEPQVYPITPDDYQLLKERLLQALAGSDLVLINAGSSAGREDYTARLVVELGQVLTHGVATRPGKPVILGIVEGKPVIGVPGYPVSAALCAELFARPVIYYRQGLEPPRRERVQAVLARKIYSPLGREEFVRVRLEREGDRLVAIPTSRGAGTIMALARADGIVVVPRLAEGFAAGQEVTVYLLRKSEAGSQKSEFL, from the coding sequence TTGGCACGCAAGGTCTTTGTCACCAGCCGGCCCTGGCAGGAGGCCCTGGAGGAATTTCTGGGAACTTTAAGATCCAATGGTTACCTGGCCGGGCTGCCGGCTGAAGAAATAGACGTTACCCAGGCCCTGGGCCGGGTGACGGCAGCACCGGTTTATGCCGCTATCTCCTCACCCCACTACCCGGCGGCAGCCATGGACGGGATAGCCGTGCGGGCGGAAAAGACCTTTGGTGCCAGCGAGGGGGAACCCCTGGAACTGGCCCTGGACCGCGAGGCAGCAGTTGTCGACACGGGCGATCCCTTACCCGAGGGCTTTGATGCCGTTATTATGATTGAAGAGGTAGCCTTTAAAGATAAGGCAACGGCTGTTATCCGGCGCCCGGCCGTGCCAGGGCAGAATATCCGGCCGGTGGGTGAGGACATCACGGCCGGCGAGCTGCTGGTGCCGGCCAACCATATCCTCACCCCCTACGACCTGGGAGGGATGCTCTCGGCCGGGGTCACGCGGGTGGCCGTCCGGCCGCGGCCGCGGGTAGCTATCCTGCCCACGGGGACGGAGGTTGTGCCGCCCACCCCCAACCCGGCCCCCGGCCAGATCCTGGAGTCCAACGGTACCATGCTGGCCGGCCTGGTCACCCGCTGGGGGGGCGAGCCCCAGGTTTACCCCATTACCCCTGATGATTACCAGCTCTTAAAGGAACGCCTGCTGCAGGCCCTGGCGGGAAGCGACCTGGTCCTCATCAATGCCGGCTCCTCGGCCGGGCGGGAGGACTATACCGCCCGCCTGGTGGTTGAGCTGGGGCAGGTCTTAACCCATGGGGTTGCCACCCGGCCCGGCAAACCGGTAATCCTGGGTATAGTCGAGGGTAAGCCGGTGATTGGCGTACCCGGCTACCCGGTATCGGCCGCCCTGTGTGCGGAACTCTTTGCCCGGCCCGTTATCTATTACCGCCAGGGACTGGAACCGCCCCGGCGGGAGCGGGTCCAGGCCGTCCTGGCCCGTAAAATTTACTCCCCCCTGGGCCGGGAGGAGTTTGTCCGCGTCCGCCTGGAGAGGGAGGGGGACAGGCTGGTGGCCATCCCGACCTCCCGCGGTGCCGGTACCATCATGGCCCTGGCCCGGGCCGACGGCATTGTGGTGGTCCCCCGCCTGGCCGAGGGCTTTGCCGCCGGCCAGGAAGTGACGGTATATCTGTTGCGGAAGTCGGAGGCTGGAAGTCAGAAGTCAGAATTCCTGTAG
- a CDS encoding molybdopterin molybdotransferase MoeA, with product MELFRVVTLAEARRLLARYWPLPGRQEVILPLLAALGRELARPVAAKDDVPGFTRATMDGYAVRAADTFGARESQPVILRLVGEVPMGQPATVAVGPGEAVAVATGSMMPPGADAVVMVENTELLPEGRIAVFKPVAPGQDLVRQGADVRAGTTVLPVGHTLRPQDLGVLASLGVTRVTVYEPWRVGILATGNEIVPPEANPGPGQVRDINSYTLAGLVQECGGKVTLYGIAPDDLEDLTARVRKALAENHLVLLSGGSSVGTRDLTVQVLAGLGQPGILFHGVAIRPGKPTVAAVAGDKMILGLPGHPVSAMVVFSILIEPLLRYGSYDHLAGRRTVEAILSRTVTSTPGREDYIRVRLGAGPGGFLAVPVPGGSSMISSMVQADGLVTIPLEEEGLEAGTRVEVKLF from the coding sequence ATGGAACTCTTTCGGGTGGTAACTTTAGCAGAAGCACGCCGGCTGCTGGCCCGCTACTGGCCCTTGCCGGGACGGCAGGAAGTGATTTTACCCCTGCTCGCTGCCCTGGGGCGGGAACTGGCCCGGCCGGTGGCGGCGAAGGACGACGTTCCCGGTTTTACCCGTGCCACCATGGACGGTTATGCCGTCCGGGCGGCCGATACCTTTGGCGCCCGGGAAAGCCAGCCGGTGATTTTGCGCCTGGTAGGAGAGGTGCCCATGGGGCAACCGGCTACAGTTGCCGTTGGCCCCGGCGAAGCGGTGGCCGTGGCTACGGGAAGTATGATGCCCCCGGGGGCTGATGCCGTGGTTATGGTGGAAAATACGGAACTCTTACCGGAGGGCCGGATCGCCGTTTTTAAACCCGTGGCCCCGGGGCAGGACCTGGTGCGGCAGGGTGCCGACGTCCGCGCCGGTACCACCGTCCTGCCTGTCGGCCATACTTTGCGGCCTCAGGACCTGGGAGTGCTGGCCAGCCTGGGAGTAACCCGGGTGACTGTATATGAGCCCTGGCGGGTGGGCATCCTGGCTACCGGCAATGAAATCGTCCCTCCCGAGGCTAACCCCGGACCCGGTCAGGTAAGAGATATTAATTCCTACACCCTGGCCGGACTGGTCCAGGAGTGCGGTGGCAAGGTCACCCTCTACGGTATTGCTCCCGATGACCTGGAGGACCTCACGGCCAGGGTCCGGAAAGCCCTGGCGGAGAACCACCTGGTGCTCCTTTCCGGCGGCAGTTCCGTCGGCACCCGCGATTTAACCGTCCAGGTCCTGGCTGGCCTGGGACAGCCGGGTATCCTCTTTCACGGTGTGGCCATCCGCCCGGGTAAGCCCACCGTTGCGGCAGTGGCCGGCGATAAGATGATCCTGGGCCTGCCGGGCCATCCCGTTTCAGCCATGGTTGTTTTCAGTATCTTAATTGAACCCCTGCTGCGCTACGGGAGCTACGACCACCTGGCCGGGAGGAGGACGGTGGAGGCGATCTTAAGCCGTACAGTTACTTCCACCCCCGGCCGGGAGGACTATATCCGCGTTCGCCTGGGAGCAGGCCCGGGTGGGTTCCTGGCCGTACCGGTACCGGGAGGATCGAGTATGATCTCATCCATGGTCCAGGCCGACGGCCTGGTAACCATTCCCCTGGAAGAAGAGGGCCTGGAAGCCGGTACGAGGGTAGAGGTTAAATTATTTTAA
- a CDS encoding nucleotidyltransferase domain-containing protein — MHEIVQSMAKRIVEKFHPQKVIVFGSWARGEAGPGSDVDLLIVLDCSREQKRAMQVAIRKELREFKVPKDIIVANLEDISKYKDAWWTVYHPALKEGLVLYEH; from the coding sequence ATGCATGAAATAGTACAGTCTATGGCCAAACGTATCGTAGAGAAATTCCATCCCCAAAAAGTAATCGTTTTTGGTTCATGGGCAAGGGGAGAAGCCGGTCCAGGCAGTGATGTGGACCTTTTGATTGTTCTGGATTGCAGCCGTGAACAAAAACGGGCTATGCAAGTAGCCATTAGAAAAGAGCTGCGTGAATTTAAAGTCCCGAAAGATATTATAGTTGCTAATCTAGAGGACATCAGCAAGTATAAAGACGCCTGGTGGACTGTTTACCACCCCGCCCTCAAAGAAGGGTTGGTGCTCTATGAACACTGA